The Candidatus Nomurabacteria bacterium DNA window CTCTCCGTTCACTAAGTACGATGCACTATACTTCGCGCTCGCCTAAAGTGAGTTGAATAGTTTTTTCCTCACCATCATGCAATACCTTCAGACTAACAGTATCGCCTACCTTATAGTCAATTAAGATATTTGTCAGCGTGGTATCCGAAGTAATTTTCTTGCCATCGAATTCCAGGATAATATCGTTTTCCTCTAGGCCAGCCTTATCTGCCGGACTGCCTGGGATAACCGCCAACTCGGAAGCATCACTTCCTCGAACGAGTAGAGCGCCATAATCAACTGAGAGATTGTTTTGCTCCTGCATATTGGCAGTGACTACCGTGTAGCGAATGCCTAGGTAAGGACGAACAATTTTCCCTTTTTCCTGCACGCTTTGCACATCCTGTTTAGCTGCATTAATTGGAATAGCAAAGCCAAGTGATTGACCCTCAGTAGAAACTGCGGTGTTCACGCCAATTACTTCACCGGAAATGTTCAGTAATGGACCGCCTGAGTTTCCTGAATTAATTGCCGCATCGGTCTGAATGGTGTCTTCAATCACTTCGGTTTGGCCGCTGCCATCACCTGCTTCAATAGTACGAGAGAGACCTGACACAATACCTTTCGTCACTGTGTTTTGGAATCGACCTAAGGCGTTTCCAATTGCAATCACTGTTTCACCGATTTGCACGCTTTCTGAATCGCCCAGCTTCACTGCTGGTAAACCAGTTTTATCAATCTTCAAAATCGCCAAATCAAGACTTGGGTCTCGGGCTAAAACTTGTGCATCAACCCGCGTGCCATCATTCAGCACGACTGAGTAATCAATGGTCTCTAAATCTACTACATGCTTATTGGTAAGAATTAAACCATCGCTGGAAACAATAAAACCTGTACCACCGCGCACATCGCGCTTACCTTGTTGGGGCTGACTCGGCACCCCAATGCCAAATGGAGAGAAAAAATTTGAATCTTGAGAAATCTGACTAAAATCCTGCGTCCCAATGACGCTCACCACACTATCTTGCACCTGATTCACTACATCAACCGTAGCTGAATCCTCGGCTACTTGCACCGTACGATTTTCAGTAATTGCTGAGCCTGAGGCATTTAAGCCAAAAAGTTTTTCAATCCCACTGCCAAGTTGATTATTCACCGCCAACACGCCAAATACTGCTCCGGAAATAGCGCCGAGCACTAAACTAAACACGACCGCCATGATAAGTATGGAACGGAAAGCTTTTTTCTCGCTCTCGTGCATGGTCGGCTGAGAGGGTCTTACATTGTGATTTTCTTGTGGTGTGATATCCCCCATAGCGTATACCCAGGGTACTGTTCATACCGTGCAGTGTCAAGTCAAAAAGCATCAGTATGGCAGGAAAAAATACCTGCTACGTATAGTACAGCAAGCCTCTCCCTTTTCTTTCATAAATGAAAAACCCAATACTTTTAAATATATAAGCATTGGGCTCATTCTTCTCAAACTGTGCTCATAAAATAACAAGCACATTGAGACACGACGCTCTAGCGAACTTGCCGGTTTTTTCTATTTCTCCGGCGACGCGAACGTCGAGAGCCCAGTGAAGTCAGTACCACCTCTTGGCAAGGGAATTCCTTAACAAATGGTGGCCAGTTCACTGGGAAGAACAAGGCTTGGTACCCATGACGGTCAATCAGCTCTTGCCGAAACCTCTCCTCGCAGACATACCACTTCCGTCTCAGCAAAATCCGACGATTTTCGTGATGTAGCTGTCCGAGTCTCTCTGCCTGCTTCCTGTCGTCAGCCACGATCGGCTGACTCATTCCGCACACTGGACATTGAGCCAGAAAGCGTTGCATCTCTCATCCTCCTTTCGAGGTCTTGGGTGGTAGTGACAAGGAACGAACAAAGCATAATAGACCATGAACACTATTTTGTCAATCCAAAACAAAAGGACCTGAGCTGTGCATCAAGTCCTTTGAAAGTCATCTTCATCTTCAAGCGTTTCCCGATCGCGACGTGACAGCCCCCGGAAGTGGACTATGTAGAATGACCCGAGCAATATGGCAGCCAGCCCAAAGATCGAGCCAATGATCAAGGGAAGATGCATGCCTCCTCCTAGGGGATGATATCTCCGGCCCGCAGCTCCTCGAAGTCTTCCTCGGTTGGATCTGGAATTATGGGCATATCGTGGATACGCTCGAAACACTTGAGGCTCCACACAACAAGACCAATCACCACAGCAATGGAAAACACAAAGATTGCCAAGGTAATCCACAATACCTGCACTTTAACCTCCTCCGTCGCTGCTACGCAGCAACTAAGTCAGCCA harbors:
- a CDS encoding trypsin-like peptidase domain-containing protein — encoded protein: MGDITPQENHNVRPSQPTMHESEKKAFRSILIMAVVFSLVLGAISGAVFGVLAVNNQLGSGIEKLFGLNASGSAITENRTVQVAEDSATVDVVNQVQDSVVSVIGTQDFSQISQDSNFFSPFGIGVPSQPQQGKRDVRGGTGFIVSSDGLILTNKHVVDLETIDYSVVLNDGTRVDAQVLARDPSLDLAILKIDKTGLPAVKLGDSESVQIGETVIAIGNALGRFQNTVTKGIVSGLSRTIEAGDGSGQTEVIEDTIQTDAAINSGNSGGPLLNISGEVIGVNTAVSTEGQSLGFAIPINAAKQDVQSVQEKGKIVRPYLGIRYTVVTANMQEQNNLSVDYGALLVRGSDASELAVIPGSPADKAGLEENDIILEFDGKKITSDTTLTNILIDYKVGDTVSLKVLHDGEEKTIQLTLGEREV